Within the Musa acuminata AAA Group cultivar baxijiao chromosome BXJ2-9, Cavendish_Baxijiao_AAA, whole genome shotgun sequence genome, the region CAGCAGCCCATCATAGATTCCAGGTCATCATCCATCTCCagatcagcagcagcagccagaGGCAGCCGTAATGAACCCCTTCTCCGAAGCTTTGAACGCCTGTCTTTTGGTTCTGAAAAGAGAAAGTAAAGAAAAGCTCAAGTTGCTGCTTTTCTTCCAGAGGGTCAGGATTATGATAAGCCTTTTGTATGAATATTTCACTCCTTATCATGCCCTGTCCATATTGTTTTCCGGCCTGATGGTCATGAGGTGCCTTTACAAGCCACCTTTTGCAACTTGATCCATTCAATAACCAAAGTTGAAATTCCCTGTAGTTCCTTCTGGGCTTTAAGTTGCCCAGGAGCAAGTCAGAGTCTACTTGTTGGACACTCGTGAACAAATCTTAGGCCATAAATAACTGCCGTGTGTTGTCTCTCTTTAGCCATTCCTCATTGCCTTACATCCTCTCTGGTACATAACTTTTTTATTGTATTGTTCCTCATCTGCCTGCCGAAGACTAATCATATGAGCAGGTTACGTTAACAAGAAGTGCTCATCCAGTTGTGATTTGAGATAGTCCTACTGCATGAATTCAGAGGACAGCAACGGAGTCGCTACCCTACATTTATCTGTGTGTAACTTCTTGGAGGAATACTTGTGTTCCAGAATTTATCCCCCCCTCCCCTTCAATCACAAACATAGGCATAATATCATCTATTTACATGTCTTTACATGGTCATTATTAAGAATTATTACCCACTAATACTCGTCGCCGCTGGTAGCTGTCTGGGATCGGGTCATCTCGAGGTACCTTTAAGCCGGTCACCCGCTGCCGGCGGAGGTTGGGTCGTCGCCCTGCCATGTCCAAACTATGTTCTTCAACCCCGGGCGGACGTCCTCCTCGCAGAACTTGGTGTACTCCAAGGTGTCGCCGGAAGACTTGGAGAACTCCACCACCGCCACCCCGGCGGCCACCTCGAACACCTCCGCGGTCACCGCTAGCCGCCCCATCCTCCCCTCCGTCTTCCCCTCCATCGTCACCTTGTACGACTTGGTTCGCTCCACCTCGAACCCGAGGGCCCGCCCCACCTTCTCCAGCCCCTCCACGATCGCCGCCGCCGGCGACCGTGACGTGAACACCGTCCCCGCCTTGCGCCGGCTCTCGAACAGGGTCGAGAGGTCGAACCCCGTGGCCATGGAGGAGATGAGCTCGAACGCGTTGTAGAACCTCGGCGTCGCTGGTTTTGTGTCCTCGTCATCCGAGTGTCGTGGCGGCGGAGCGATGTGGATGGGCGGTGGGCGGCAAGATCCCTTTTTGAACCAAGGTAGCTGCACTATGGCCGGGATAGAGATGCGCTTCCCCGGGTCGACGACGAGGAGGCGGGAGACAAGGCGGCGGGCCTCGCCGGAGAACCATGGAGGTACTTCGTACTCAGCCTTGAACACCTTGCCGTACATCCGCGTCAAGCTCTCGTCCTGGAACGGGAGGAATCCCGCTAGGAGGACGAAGAGGATGACACCGCAGGACCAGATGTCGGCCTTGGCGCCGTCGTACCCGCGGCAGCGCAGGACCTCCGGGGCCACGTAGGCCGGGGTGCCGCACTGAGTGTGCAGCAGGCCGTCGTGGCGGAGCTGCTCCGGGAGCGCGGAGAGGCCGAAGTCGGAGACCTTGAGGTCGCCGTGCTCGTCGAGGAGGAGGTTCTCGGGCTTGAGGTCCCGGTGCGAGACGCCACGGCTGTGGCAGAAGTCGACGGCGGAGATGAGCTGGTGGAAGTAACGGCGGGCCTGGTCCTCGGGCAAGCGGCCGCGGGAGACGCGGGCGAATAGCTCGCCGCCGCGGACGAACTCCATGACGAAGAAGATGCGGGACCTGGTGGCCATCACCTCCCGGAGCTCCACCACATTAGGGTGGCGAACGAGGCGCATCACCGCAATCTCCCGCTGGATCTGCTCCATCAAGCCGGCCTCACGGCGGATCTTCTCCTTGTCGATCACCTTGATGGCGACGCTCTCACCGGAGCTGAGCTCGCGGCCGTAGTACACCTTGGAGAAGGTCCCCTTCCCCAGGACGCGCCCCATCTCGTACTTCCCGAGCACCATCTTCCGCACCTCCCTATCGGCTTCTTCCGCCTCCATCCCCATTcccttctctcttcttcctctgttcCCGATCAAAAGAACGAACTTCATCTCGCCATCGAACAGTAGCTCCGACTCTTCTGATCTCTTCTCTCAGTTAAAGGGGAGAATTTGACTCAACCATCCCAGGAAAGGCGCGATCTTTACCGCTACTCTCCTCCGTCAACGCTCGAAGCAAGAACTTGGAATCACCATACCGCGAGAATCATGGGATTTGTGGGGGGCCTTCTGCAGCTGTTGCTCGTCATCCGTCTTCTCTTTATCCAGAATACGTACCCGTGAAGAA harbors:
- the LOC135623004 gene encoding CBL-interacting serine/threonine-protein kinase 5-like, encoding MKFVLLIGNRGRREKGMGMEAEEADREVRKMVLGKYEMGRVLGKGTFSKVYYGRELSSGESVAIKVIDKEKIRREAGLMEQIQREIAVMRLVRHPNVVELREVMATRSRIFFVMEFVRGGELFARVSRGRLPEDQARRYFHQLISAVDFCHSRGVSHRDLKPENLLLDEHGDLKVSDFGLSALPEQLRHDGLLHTQCGTPAYVAPEVLRCRGYDGAKADIWSCGVILFVLLAGFLPFQDESLTRMYGKVFKAEYEVPPWFSGEARRLVSRLLVVDPGKRISIPAIVQLPWFKKGSCRPPPIHIAPPPRHSDDEDTKPATPRFYNAFELISSMATGFDLSTLFESRRKAGTVFTSRSPAAAIVEGLEKVGRALGFEVERTKSYKVTMEGKTEGRMGRLAVTAEVFEVAAGVAVVEFSKSSGDTLEYTKFCEEDVRPGLKNIVWTWQGDDPTSAGSG